The DNA window TTTTCTTCATATGAGATTCCAAAAGTAGAAATTACTGCAAGATTAAGAGACAACTTATGCAATCTTTTACTACTAATTCTGTGGTTAATCTAAGAGAGAGTAGGTGAGGCTTGTAAAGTTGGTAAACAATAGTGCATGTATGCACACGTTTTTTTCCATATAGTCTTTTGGCCAATATCTTTACGTGATTCCTATGCATTATTGAGAGGAACATATCCAAGGGAAGCAAGGCTTATGAGGGGTAGCTGCTATGTGGTCTAGAATCCAAACATCCCTTAAACCAACCCCACATAAGGCTCAACACAACATGAGCTCATCCCAACTATCCGACCCGCCATTTTATCGGATCCATGCATAACTGTTTCAAAACACAAAATACAAAGACACTGAGATagtaagtaaaaaaaatacattcaaagaagaaaatattttatactaaacaGATTTGTAGTATCTCGTGATATTtctgtatttttgttttaagatAGCATCTGATTAAATGCATTGTACTCTCTATATGTTTAGAGTCATTCCAACTTGCAAATAAGCCTTCACTGGTTAGGCTTATGGAGTTATGCAATGGTGTCTGTGGAGTTACAcagttaaaaaagaagaaataaaaaacatgTACATATGGAGAATAGATGCCTATCTATCTCATGCAACATCCATTTCCATTTCcatgttcttttttttatttccctCCTCCAATCGCTTTATTACAATAATTGAAATGCCATTCCAAGATTCGTATCCAATATGGCAATATCGATACTTGTTTAATTACTAATAAGTCTATTAAGATTATTTAAAACTGATGCAATGTCTGTATATCAGGGTAACATGAGTTGAAGTTATATTATATATGCAGTTAAATTCTTTGACATGTAGCCCATATGCCATTGATTATGGTCCTCTTTTAGGATTGTGTATTCACATATCATTGTCTGCCACATATTTAGAAATATAATAAGCTAATCTTGTTGCTTTACTTACTTTagtttaattagaaaatttcatactaatataataatatatgattaaataatttgtatttaaaaCGATTTCAAGATTGAGGTATATAGAatagaatttaattatatttgttgagattaaaatgagaagaaattaTATTGAAAGAAAAAGGATGCGGCGAGCAGACTTTGGTGAGAATGGACAAGTCATATAGGTTTCTAAAAAGTGCTACAGTGGAATCAGAGTCCCTTGGACCTCTAAACTGGAATTTTATATGCAAGAGGGTAAGAAACGGATCTAGCAGCATAAaccttaaaaatatatttgcCTCCTCCACATCTCTCTATCTTTATTCTTCATAAATATCTGATGAAACTGTAAGCACAGATGAACACTACTTGAAGTTGAAGTTCATTGGtcttttttgtattaaaaaaataataaaataaagatgatatAAACCTCTTACCCCCCAGATTCTTTAACTAGAAACTGTGTTGCTTTGATAGGCAATTCATGAAGGATATTTCATTGACTTGAAGCACGTTTCCTGAACTAGAAAGCAATGGATTTTAAGCATTTAAGTTCTAAGCTGAACTCccttttcttcatttttattttatattttttgtctttaaaatttgacaaaagtttcaaaaatacagttaagttttattttgttttaattttatactaaaagttttcgatttacattaaatatactctcgacggctaaattttcaaaaaatttaagaccaatctaacaataatgcataaaaattaTACTTGATTTGCTTATGTTGAgagttgttcttatgaaattattgaattggtcttaaattttttgaaaaattagtcgtcaagagtatatttgatacaaatcgaaaacttttaggacaaaattgaaacaaaataaaacttagaagtatttttaaaacttttgtcaaatttcaaaaacaaaaaatatactttactatTTATTTTCAGTCATGTTCTTGCAGTGTGGAAATGaatgaattatttaatttctctaCTCTGTGGATGAAAGAGTGAAAATAAAGATGAAAGAACAAGTGGCTGGTGAAATAAAAACTTTTTCCTTCTAGATTCGCTTTCAAACTGTACCGGAAAAAAAACTggttaatataaaatttaaattacatgcaattattttttcttgttcttcataATCCTTTTCTTCTCTAAAACAAAAGTAGCACATATCTTAACAGCTacgggaaaagaaaaagatatgttcATGAGTTGAGAATTCCTGCATATCAAATTCCTGAATATTGTCActcatattttaataatgttattTGTTTTCCtacaaatttatataaatatacaaagaaaaaaatacgtGTAAATTGTAGAATAATcttataaaaatagaaataacaatATTCTCGCCCATTTAATTACCTGTTAGTAAAAATACCCTCCGGAACTAGGCTTTGTGGTTAATTTTAAGGAGTAATGTCCGTGAATTTTAAACAAGATGGAATGCTTTGAACATATATCTATTTAATGTACTTGATTATAATTAGGAATCATTGCCAAATGAActataatttaaatgatataatctttttataaagctttattatatcattaattttttttgaaaaattatctaataaaaatatctggATACTGACATGGCATGTATGGGCAAAGTGGCAGATAAGCGGAATCCTGATTGGCAACCGTGCTGGCGGGGTGGCCCTGGATTCGATAAGAATGTATCCTAATCTCACTTTCACTAGTTTTTAACCTGACAAGATCAATATTTCGcatacttatttaaaaaatatataaggcTGCAATTCACGTTATAaccattaaatataaatatatattattaagttaaataaaaaatatgaatttaattttattacactgataatattatgtaattaattCTTTTAGATGTCATTTACGTGTAATtgaatatatgtataaaattattttatatttaatcatatattaaaattaaattctttttatataatcaataaaaaatctaaatgacATGAAATAAAACCTTAGACTGACAGTTATCACCGCCACTTTAGTTTTATTCTGAATTCCGAATTCTCTCTCAACGCGTGGAACTATTCTCTAGAGGGGCCATGCCATGCCCAATGCTAATGCCAATGGCAATTCCAACACTGTTCAATAATACcctaaaaaaagaagagaatccaaCGCCGCTTCTAAAGTATAGCcgttccttttggattttcaacaacaccaaccaccaccaccacaaacTAAGCATATATTATACATACATTAATCTATGTTGTTGTTTACATATTATTAAAACGAACAATCCATGTATATGAGCCATCTTAGTTCATGGAAACTACTTGATAAGCCACCACTTGACAACGAACTCTTCaggattttgttttttttttcaaagtcaCATCAAGACTTTAGTACAAGTGGGAACTTTTTAATGGTTGATAATTGCcatattttgtgtgttttgttttgGAATAAGCCTGCTACATACATGATTTGTTATTTCATGCACGTGTTTATAAAGTTTAAGTGGGTTTTAATTTGCCTCGGGTTTTAGTTAAGACCtcttaaaaagtttaaatattcCAACTTGGATAATTGGTAATGAGTAATTAGTATTAATTAATATACTATAATtagaaattagttttttttttcaatttccaATTTCTCTTATTCATAAATAATCACTCATTCTTTAAAGTAAAAGTCAATATTTCAATAcgataaaattagtttttaaatgaGTTAGTAGGTAAATTCAAATCAACTCGTCATGAGTGGCGAATCAAAGTTAGAAAAATGAGTTAGTATGTGttttaaataagttaaaaaattgTCAAATCTGACTTGATTCCTCAGAATTAACAAGTTTGACAAGTCaactcatttatttttaaacattatagtataattttaacaattttttttttgtttgatatctatacaaataaaaaaattattatacatccatatatttttataataaattatctaaagtataaaaaattagttaacaagaaagagattttatatactaaaagagacttttgaaaaaaaaaagaaggtagccaatccaaatatttttagttCAGGAGTTATTCGAACTGAAATAAATCAACTGTTTTTAAACAAGTTGTAATCATAATAGTTAGAATCTCGATTTAACTCTTAAATTTTTTCGATATTACGATTTTAAATGAATCAATcgattttacaaaatttttattttatattttacgtgcttagttttttttttttattatacgtAAAATCTCGATTTTCTCTCCTTTGGTTAATTTTATTAAGGTGAAATTTAGGTGCAGTCgatttcatgtgaagttgatacctgagaattgtttgatgatttgactgatttaactaaattttcatctaataactctcaactatcaacttcccGTACAATTGACCTGAATTTTCACCtcttatatattaatttgaCGCGCCTATTTTTAGGCACCATATGAGCCAACTCATGAGCCACGGTTCGTTTTCACGGCTCTAATATTGAGATATGCGTTTGATCTCCATATGCCTTCACTTAATACCTTTTTTTATACcaggagaattgagttctttatttatctactttttaaattaaagaaagcttCAATTATATGCTACATTTCCCCTGCTTTAGCAATATgttttgtaaaattataaagagGTGGTGTATGAGGCCATGAAAAATAGgagggaaaaataataaaaacaaacatatatataaatatagtagGGGACTACCTGAAGCAAAGGAGCAATGCTGAGAAACATTACATTATAGAATAAAGGAGCAACATGTGACTCATAAAAAGAAGATATTCGTTTGTCAACAATCATTCTCAACTCGcgctaaaaaaataaaaagtaaattgaaTTCTAAATAATTGCTTATCatattatttctattattatagaaatataaaacttgattaATATTTACGTAATTCAAGCGCATGTTTAATGtattttccaaaatttatttttgtccaaaTTTTAAGTTAAATTCTTTAAAGATGTGATAATTTCATGCGTTAAAAGTGAACGTAATAAACCTATTATGAGATTATAACAAGAGGTGTGTTACACATATAAATCTTTTTGGCTTACAAATCTTACAAATCCAATAAAACACACGTATTACACTTAATTAACGCATTACACACTTTCACATTCTTTAAATAAAACGACGTTATTCAACAACTTCCTGTTTCTAaaacgactcttcttcttcttccatgaaaacaattttcttgccaaatttgaagataatggcttcagaaatacactcaaacgattacagaaatacaccccaacgattacagaaatatacccaaaggattacagaaatacacccaaacggttacagcaattcacccaaaggattacagaaatacacccaaaggattacaaaaatacacccaaagaatttaaGAATTACACcaaaaattcgttgaagtacaccttatgcatatTTCAGAACTCTTTTTCTGTctcttcctcatcttctgctgcttcttcttcttcaaaaataatttcagagcttgatgtcaaaaaaaaatggaaatcaagaataacgaagaaagaaaatagagagaaaagcacgtaaatgaagaagaagaacagaaagaggaagaagaacgtatagcaataagaagaagaaggagaaagagaaggcaaaaaacaaaagaaaagaagaagaagaggaagaagaacgtgcaagaagaagaagaacgagaaagagaaagcaagaaacgaaagaaaagaagaagaagaagaagaagaggaagaagaacgtgcagcaagaagaagaaggagaaagaaaaggtaagaaacgaaagaaaaaaaaagaagaagaagaagaagaggaagaagaagaagaacgtaaACCTTGAATCACATTTTTAGAGTTTATTCGTCCCCTAATAActtgtatgcagagcttttcTCTTATAGCAAATTTACCTTCTAGTTTTGGGAACTATGGGAGCAATTGCTGCCAACATATAGTttcaaagaattttataaaagaaaaaatagaggtTGAAATCGATGCAtacattatttaaaaatgtCTTTGAAAGATTGATATGACTTAAAAATGAGATCAAATtgaggtaaaataaaaataatataaaaaaggaaataaataaaaatgaaattaccattttgataataataaattaataatatccaTATCCATGAGGTGCTAACTACCAACCTCCCCAACCACATTCCAAACTGCAAATAACTAACTCCTTATGCTTTTGGCGCCACCGGTTGCAGCGTCAGCCACCACCACTGCCAACAATGCTTCTCTCTTCAGTGCCCCCTCTTCCTACTGCTCCGAAAGCATCCACACCCTGAAGCAAGTCCACGGCCACGTCATCAAAACTGGTCTCCACAACACTCTCTTCGCCCTCAGCAAACTCATCCACTTCTGCGCCCTCTCCCCCTCCGCCGACCTCTCCTACGCTCTCTCCCTCTTCCGCTCCGCCCCCCAACAACCCAACCCCTTCATCTTCAACACCCTTATTCGCGCTCATTCCCTTACCCCTTCCCCTCTCCATTCCCTCAACACCTTCTCCGAAATGATCGCTTCTGGTGTTCAACCCAATTCCCACACTTTCCCTTCCATTTTCAAGTCTTGCGCCAAATCCAAGGCTCCCCGTGAAGGGAAACAGCTCCACTCGCAAGTCATCAAGCTTGGCCTTCAATCTGATCCCCATGTGCACACCTCGGTTATTGCTATGTACGCTAAAGTCGGTGAATTGGGTGATGCAAGGAAGGTGTTTGATAAAAGTCCTCTAAGAGATGCTGTTTCTTTTACGGCTTTGGTTACTGGGTATGTCTCGGAGGGTCGTGTGGATGATGCTAGAACTCTCTTTGATGAAATCCCCAGGAAGGATGTGGTGTCGTGGAATGCCATGATTGCGGGGTATGTGCAGAGTGATCGATTTGAAGAAGCACTGGATTGCTTTGACGTGATGAAGGAGGCAGGTGTTGAGCCTGATCAGAGCACAATGGTGACTTTGCTTTGTGCTTGTGGTCATTTGAGGAAGCTCGAGTTGGGGGAGTGGATTGGTTCTTGGGTTAGAGATCATAGGCTTAGTTCAAATCTTCAGCTTACTAGTTCACTAATTGATATGTATGCCAAGTGTGGCGAGATTGATAAGGCTCGTGATTTGTTTGATGGGGTCGAGGAAAGGGATGTGATTATATGGAATACCATGATTGGTGGTTATTCTCACCTATGCTTCTATGAGGATGCCTTGGCACTCTTTGACCTCATGCTTCGATCAAATGTGAAGCCTACCGATGTTACCTTCTTGGCTGTTCTTCCAGCTTGTGCTTGCCTTGGTGCTCTGGACCTTGGCAAGTGGATTCATGCCTATGTTGATAGGAATTTGAAGAGCATAGACAATGCTTCTGCTCTTTGGACAAGTCTCATAGACATGTATGCAAAATGTGGGTCCATTGAGGTAGCGGAACAAGTATTTAGAAGCATAAGTTGTAGAAGCTTGGCTTCTTGGAATGCCATGATATCGGGATTGGCAATGCACGGGCACGCAGATCGGGCCCTCAGGCTTGTCTCCGAGATGACTGATGAAGGGTACCAGCCGGACGACATCACATTTGTTGGGGTGTTATCTGCTTGTACTCAAGCTGGTTTGGTAGATCTTGGGCAGCAGTATTTCAATTCAATGACACAAGATTACAAAATTTCACCAAAGTTGCAACACTATGGTTGCATGATAGACCTCCTAGCTAGATCTGGGAAGTTTGAAGAAGCAAAGAGCCTAATGAGAAGCATGGACATGGAGCCGGATGGAGCTATATGGGGTTCTTTGCTTAATGCTTGTAAGGTTCATGGTGATGTCGAGTTTGGTGAATATGTCGCAGAACAGCTCTTTCAATTAGAGCCAGAAAATACTGGCGCATACGTGCTTTTGTCAAATATATATGCAGGAGCAGGAAGGTGGGATGATGTAGCAAGGATAAGAACCATGTTAAATGACAAAGGGATGAAGAAAGTTCCCGGATGTACCTCTATAGAGGTTGATGGTGTTGTTCATGAGTTCCTTGTAGGCGATAAATTCCATCCTCAGAGTAAAGAGATACATACAATGTTGGATGAGGTAGATAAGCTTTTGGGGGAGGCTGGTTTTGTGCCTGATACCTCAGAGGTGCTCTATGATATGGATGAGGAGTGGAAGGAAGGAGCTTTGAGTCATCACAGTGAAAAATTGGCTATTTCTTTTGGTTTGATTAGCACAAAACCAGGGACTACAATTAGGATTGTGAAGAATCTTCGTGTTTGTAGGAACTGCCATTTGGCGACCAAGCTTATATCCAAGATTTTCAATAGGGAAATAATAGCAAGAGATAGAAACCGATTCCACCATTTTAAAGATGGGTTTTGCTCATGTAATGATTGCTGGTGAaacttaatttttgtttatattcaaGGGGGAAACTTAATTATTTGCATTTCTGAGAGAACTAAATGATAGTTGGTACATATATGCTCTCTGCCTCTTGAAactctttatttattaataCATATTTTGATGTGTTCCAAGGTTGGTAGATGCTATAAGTAAATAGTCTAATACAATGTAAGCAACCGAATCCAGCATTATCCAATTGGAAATCATGCATTGGATGGTGGCTTAAACGGGTTCTTTCTTGCAATCCACTGGGAAATAAATCATGGGTTGGTGGGTTGCTTGAAGGAGTTCTTTCTTGCAGTTGCCAAAACGGTTTTGTCAGCTACTATGAAATATGCTGCTCCAGCAACTGTTGAGATTATGAGAGCTTGAGCAGTGTGGTTGAGGTTGGCTTTTGCCCATGGCAGCATCCTTACACTAGCCAGCTGTATATGAATTACCAAGAATGACCCCAATTAGGTTGATTGTAAAACAGTAGAACAAATGAAAAAAGATTGAATAGGTGGTGAAAGAAATTACAGTTGGAATTGCAGTGGCAACTCCAGCAGCAATAGCTGCCTTAGCTCCTGCCATCACACCCTCTgtttacaaaatgaaatgaacaaaGTAATTTTCAGATTTTCAAGTTTATTACCAAGtgaacaaaagaaaaggaaggtTAAGTATGTTAGAGGCATAGATAAGGCATGCATTACCATGAGAACAGCGCTTGGCCATGGCCAACTTGTGATCAAGAGAAGCCAAGGTAGACCTCTCAAGAGGAGAGTGAGGAGCAACATTGTTTCCTTTTGCCATATCCACAGAAAAGGCTAATATTGTAACAATGGAACAAGTTTTAGTAAGCAGATAGCTGAGTAGAGTGGGTTTGAATGAAGAGGAAGAATGGTTGATGCCATATTTATAAGGGAGTCACTGATTAAGAAAACCATTAACAATTAACAATTGTTTATATTTTCTCGCCACAGAGAGGGAAGGGGGAGTGCATTTTGCATTTGCACCGTACGTGGCAGGTGGAGTTTGATGGTTTCATCCAAAATCCATCGTCTCAGGCAGCTGTTTTGAGTTTGTGTTGTTGTCTGTCCATTCTTTTGTTATTCCTAAAATACCACTACTTTTTCTAAGCTTGTACTTCCACTGTTGCACACAAAACATATATTGCgccatttttatatatttttcaatttacatgaataaaaaaatttgaatatgcATTAATGCAAATAACTTTATTTATtgagttaattaattttttatattattcctGGTAATAAACCACATAAGAAGAGAACTGAAAAAGATTTCATacacaattttcttttattattattattattattattattattattattattattattattattattattattataaagaaATTGTCATTTTTGAAAGGAAATTAGTGTTTTTCGAAactcaaaagaaaggaaaatcttttaaaagagtATGTGAAAAGAAACATTATCCAGTATTGCAGTTGCTTGATTTAGCATCACGTTGATTGGAAGTGCTATTAGATCCAAGATCGGATCCCCCAAAAGTAAAGTATGTAAGTTTATTATGTTATCCACTGGTGTCCTACTGTCCTAAAACACCCAAAAAATGCcattaaaaaatttgtattcTTCCCCTTAACCTGTTCTCGTGGGATCAAGATAATACAACATACATTTTATAAAagttacaaaattaataatgtttaatcttttattttattattttatcaattttttattttagaaaatccaAATTCGTTCTTATGCCTCTTTTTTGCTAACTTCATACATTTTTCATACATTTTACAGGACAAGTTAAAGAAAGCAACATTTTTCCCTTTTAGCTATGCAATTTTGAAAGAGATGAttaaatatttagataaataaattagGGTTTTAAACAAATTAAGATGCCTTGTCTAGAAATGTTTCACATAgttataattgaatttgaattaccAAGTAGCTTTTACTTAAGAAACTAAGTGACAAATCATTGGGTCATTCTTAAATAGTAaaacttaattttaatatattctcACAACATTACAAAAGAAGGCTAGTGataatattagattttaaatttgttatatggagagtatgatttttttataattatctaattacatccattcttttttataattatttatattataaatataaaagtaatcATTTTATTAAGGGGTGCATGGTCCAAAGACTCGATCCAACCCCGAATATTTTATAGACTAATTTGGTGTAATTTCATTAGATTTAGGGTTGGGTTTGGATCTCAAAAATAGATTCGAATCATTATTTTGGATTGGGTCCGTACCatagctcgggtcacccgaaTCCGGTCTGTTGACTCgatcatcatacacaattaatattttgtgttattagtgatgaatgatggctattcttatgtggaatttaagtattataaaccttaatattttatgttattagtcattataagactataagttaatattTTAGGTTTAAAATGCacaagactttagactaatacataatattgtgttatttgtattaatttaaatatttagtgttattagacaatattaatattgattgtggttatattttaattttagagaaagattagttcttgttatatttttctaagtgaattttatcaTGTCAAATCATAGTTGGAGTCttgaaaatttgaatattttcgTACGTTACCTTACAAGAACATATTAAgataatgtaatgttaacgaCCTGATTTTTACTCAATATAATCGTGACCCAAAGTGTTTAGGTTTTATCGGGTTTAGAGCCAAATTCGAATCTAACAAATAGGCCCGGTATATATTTTGGACCGGATCTGAAACACATCAAATTCGATTTCACCTTACCCATGAACACCCTACATTTTACTAACATGATTAGATATATTACTAACATGATtagatatattataaaaaaggaTTATGCTACATGTTCACCAAAATCAGCCACAAAAATCagccaccagtataaaatacaaattcgaatataaatacacattaaaaataaattaggccacatatatatttatacacaaatacattggtaactgattttagtgtacaaatagcatttctctataaaaaattacacttaatAATACATACATTTAAATTAGATTCATAAAATTAACATGCGTActtaaatttattaaagaatCATTTACCAAAAACTTGCTTATATCTTTCTTGGCAAAGGGGGGCCGCCATTTTGGGTGATATTACggaaaatattttctaaaataaaaaattcatcacTATTAAATTTACAACATTTATCATATATGAGTTTATAACTTTAAATTAaaggtatttaaatttttattttcttattttatcgaGTTGCTcacttgaaaagaaaaaaaaaaacttaatccCCATATTACATAGGTaaacaaagtttagaaaatatattagtGAAGCACCGATTGACATAGAGATTTGAATATTAACTACCATAATCTGAAGCATGAATCTTGTCGTTGGGCCTGTGGCCCCTTttattatcaaaaaaataatctGAAGCATGAAGATGTAAAAACTTGTTTAGCTTTGGATACAATTAATTGAAATTTGTTGCattgtatatataaatatttcaaaCAAAGGCACTTAATTGGAATTAGTATGTCAAATTAATTAGGTCTCATCACAGTAATTAACCATCATGcttgaaat is part of the Arachis duranensis cultivar V14167 chromosome 1, aradu.V14167.gnm2.J7QH, whole genome shotgun sequence genome and encodes:
- the LOC107469787 gene encoding early nodulin-93; translation: MAKGNNVAPHSPLERSTLASLDHKLAMAKRCSHEGVMAGAKAAIAAGVATAIPTLASVRMLPWAKANLNHTAQALIISTVAGAAYFIVADKTVLATARKNSFKQPTNP
- the LOC107469778 gene encoding pentatricopeptide repeat-containing protein At1g08070, chloroplastic; the protein is MLLAPPVAASATTTANNASLFSAPSSYCSESIHTLKQVHGHVIKTGLHNTLFALSKLIHFCALSPSADLSYALSLFRSAPQQPNPFIFNTLIRAHSLTPSPLHSLNTFSEMIASGVQPNSHTFPSIFKSCAKSKAPREGKQLHSQVIKLGLQSDPHVHTSVIAMYAKVGELGDARKVFDKSPLRDAVSFTALVTGYVSEGRVDDARTLFDEIPRKDVVSWNAMIAGYVQSDRFEEALDCFDVMKEAGVEPDQSTMVTLLCACGHLRKLELGEWIGSWVRDHRLSSNLQLTSSLIDMYAKCGEIDKARDLFDGVEERDVIIWNTMIGGYSHLCFYEDALALFDLMLRSNVKPTDVTFLAVLPACACLGALDLGKWIHAYVDRNLKSIDNASALWTSLIDMYAKCGSIEVAEQVFRSISCRSLASWNAMISGLAMHGHADRALRLVSEMTDEGYQPDDITFVGVLSACTQAGLVDLGQQYFNSMTQDYKISPKLQHYGCMIDLLARSGKFEEAKSLMRSMDMEPDGAIWGSLLNACKVHGDVEFGEYVAEQLFQLEPENTGAYVLLSNIYAGAGRWDDVARIRTMLNDKGMKKVPGCTSIEVDGVVHEFLVGDKFHPQSKEIHTMLDEVDKLLGEAGFVPDTSEVLYDMDEEWKEGALSHHSEKLAISFGLISTKPGTTIRIVKNLRVCRNCHLATKLISKIFNREIIARDRNRFHHFKDGFCSCNDCW